In the genome of Candidatus Ornithobacterium hominis, the window GCAAATCTGCGATAAAGAGAAAGCTTTCGCTTTCAGATTGATTCGCCATTTGTATAGCGGGTAAAATAGCTCCTAAAATATTACCAAAATGTGGCGTTCCTGTCGATTGAACACCAGTTAAAACTCTACTCATAAAAAATTTTTTTTAAGCCTTAAAAAATTTAATTGATTCTAAAAATTCGTTCATGAAAAAATAAAATAATCACGGCTCCGATGGTAATGGCACTGTCTGCAATATTGAATACTGGACTAAAAAAAGTACCTTGTTTGCCACCTATCAACGGGATGCTTTCTGGTATGGAATAATCAAAAAGTGGGAAGTAAAGCATATCTACCACACAACCCTGAAAAAGTGGTGCATAGCCACTAAAATCTGCTTTTGAAACACCTGGGTAAAAGCGATTCCAATCTTGGATTTCGGGATTCCATGTGGTGCCAGTGTCAAATATCAGCCCGTAGAATGTGCTGTCTAAAACATTGCCCAGCGCACCTGCCAGTAGAAGCCCAGCAGTCCAGTTGAAAAGAGGTTTTTGCATTTTCTTGCCCTGATGTGAGATGAAATATATCATTGCAAAAATGAAAACCCAGCGAGAAATGGCTAAAATAGTTTTCCCGATTGTCCCGCCCCAGTTCATGCCATAGGCCATGCCAGGGTTTTCTACAAACAATAAGTGAAACCAATCTTGAAAAACCGTAACACTTTCTCCGATTTCAAAATTGGTTTTGATGTAAAATTTAGACAATTGGTCTAGCACCACAATAACGATGGTGATTATGGTTATTTTTTTCAAAATTAAAATTTTAGTTATTGGCGATTTTTAGCTTCAATGCTCAAAGTTGCATGGGGAACTAGTTTGAGTCTTTCTTTACTAATTAATTTCCCTGTTTCCCGACAGATTCCATAAGTTTTATTTTCAATTCGGCTCAATGCATTCCGAAGACTTCTAATGAATTTCTCTTGCCTTGCCGCCAATTGAGCGTTTTGCTCTTTGCTCATAGTTTCTGAACCTTCTTCAAAAGCCTTGAACGTGGGCGAAGTGTCATCTGTCCCATTATTTTGATTATTGATAAAAGATTCGCGTACAATTTGCAAATCATGCTCTGCTTTTTCGATTTTTTCTAGAATTAAGGCTTTAAATTCTGCCAATTCTGTATCTGAATAACGTACTTTTTCTGAACTCATTTTTATTTTTTTTCAATGGAAATCTTTACTCCAATATCGTCAATTTCAATGGAATTTCCAACATTTATATTTTTAAATTCAATCTCATCGGTTAAAGTTTCTTCGCAGATATATTCTTTATTTTTTTCTACCGTTTTTTGAAGTTTTTCGTTAGGTTCAATGAAAACTTGAATTCTATCGGTTACCTCTAGCCCAGATTCTTTTCGAATGTTTTGAATACGATTTACTAATTCCCTTGAGATTCCTTCCAAAATTAAGTTTTCATTTAATTCTGTATCTAAAGCCACTGTTAAATTTCCATCGTTGGCTACTACCCAACCTTGGATATCTTTGGTTTTCACCTCAAAATCATTCATCGGCAAGAGATGTTTTTGCCCATCTACTTCGATTTCAAATTCAGCATTTCTCTCTAATTGTTGAATATCGGCATGGCTCATTTGTGAAATAGCTTGTGCCACTGCTTTCATTTCTTTACCAAATTTAGGTCCTAAACTCTTAAAGTTTGGTTTTACTTCTTTGACTAAAATATCAGCTGCTTCATCATTGCTTATGATTTGTACCTCTTTCACATTCACTTCATGTTTTAGCAACTCTGCAATGGCATTCAGGCGTTCTTTAGTTGTTTCATCGCCAGCAGGAATCATCACTTTTTGTAATGGCTGGCGAACTTTTAGGTTTGCTTGTTTTCTCAATGAAAACAGTAAACTAGTCGCACGTTGCGCTAAATGTGTTCTTTCTTGCAGCTCTTCATCTATTGCTTCTAGATCTGCCACCGGGAATTGAGATAAATGTACTGATGTTTCATTCCCCTCCACCGAGGTTAAATCACGGTAAAGTTGATCCATGAAAAACGGTGCAATCGGGGAAGCTAATTGAGTAATATTTTTCAGCACCTGATAAAGCGTTTGATAAGCTGAAATTTTATCCTCGGTATAGTCGCCTTTCCAGAAGCGTCTTCGATTCAAGCGCACATACCAATTGCTCAAATTGTCATCTACAAATTCTTGAATCGCTCGAGCAACGCGTGTCGGTTCATAATCAGTATAGAATGCATCCGTTTTCTGAATCAATGAATTTAGTTCAGATAAAATCCAACGATCTAACTCTGGGCGGTTCTCTAATGGAACTTGCTCTTCTTGATTTCTGAATCCATCTACATTGGCATAAAGTGCAAAAAACGAATAGGTATTATATAATGTCCCAAAGAATTTTCTTCTCACTTCATCAATTCCTTCTAAATCAAATTTCAAGTTTTCCCACGGTTGTGCATTAGAAATCATATACCAGCGTGTGGCATCTGGGCCATAAACAGCCAAGGTTTCGAACGGGTCTACAGCGTTGCCCAATCGTTTAGACATTTTTTGTCCGTTTTTATCTAAAACCAAACCGTTTGAAACCACGTTTTTATACGTCAAGCGATCAAAAACCAAGGTGCCAATGGCATGCAACGTGTAAAACCAACCACGAGTTTGGTCTACGCCTTCTGCAATAAAGTCTGCGGGGGCGATTTCCTCTAGTTTCTTATCTGTATTGAACGGGTAATGCCACTGTGCATAAGGCATGGCTCCAGAGTCAAACCAGACATCAATCAAGTCACTTTCTCGCTTCATTGGCTTGCCTGAATTTGAAATCAGCGTGATATTATCTACAATATTTTTGTGCAAATCTATTTTTTCGTAATTTTCTTCTGAAAAATCATTCGGAACAAAATTTTCAAAAGGATTATTTTTTTGCACTCCTGCTTTTTGTGCTTTTTCGATTTCAATCATCAGCTGAGCTACTGAACCAATAATAATTTCTTCTTTCCCGTCTTCTGTTCGCCAAATCGGTAACGGAATTCCCCAGTATCTAGAGCGTGATAAATTCCAATCTTTGGCTTCTGCCAACCAATTACCGAATCGCCCTTCTCCAGTGGATTTCGGCTTCCAATTAATTTGATTGTTCAATTCTACCAATCGTTGTCTTTTCTCTGAAATTTTAATAAACCATGAATCTAACGGATAATATAAAACTGGCTTATCTGTTCGCCAGCAGTGGGGGTAATTGTGCTTATATTTTTCTACATGAAAGGCTTTATTTTGCTCTTTCAGTTCAATAGCAATTTCTACATCTGCAGATTTATCTGGCACTTTATCGTCCTCATAATATTCATTTTTCACATATTTGCCAGCATATTTCTCAGGCATTGTTTCTATGAATTTCCCTTGTAAATCAACCAAGGGAACTGGGTTTTGATTCTCATCAAGCACCAGCATTGGTGGAATTTCGTTTTCTTCTGCCACTTTGGCATCGTCTGCACCAAAAGTTGGTGCTGTGTGTACAATACCTGTACCATCCTCGGTGCTCACAAAGTCACCATGAATTACTCGAAAGGCTTTATCAGCATTCTGATACGGTTGTGCCCAAGCTAATAATTGCTCATATTTTGTATCGAGTAAATCTGCTCCTTTAAATTCTTGAACAATTTGGTAAGGAATTTCTTTATCTCCAGCCTTATAATTATTTAAATCTGCTGTATTTTCAGCTTTTTTATACGCTTTGCCAAATTGTTTCCCGACCAAGCTTTTCGCTAAAATGACAGAAATAGGTTCAAAAGTATATTGATTGAAGGTTTCTACTAAAGCATAATCGATATTTTTAGCGACGGTCAATGCTGTGTTAGAAGGCAGCGTCCAAGGTGTGGTAGTCCAAGCTAATAAATAAATGGAATTTTCTAAGCCTTTAAAAATTTTATTGGAATCTTTAATGACCTTGAACTGAGCAACAATCGTCGTATCTGAAACGTCTTTGTATGTCCCAGGCATATTAAGCTCATGCGAGCTCAAGCC includes:
- a CDS encoding lipoprotein signal peptidase is translated as MKKITIITIVIVVLDQLSKFYIKTNFEIGESVTVFQDWFHLLFVENPGMAYGMNWGGTIGKTILAISRWVFIFAMIYFISHQGKKMQKPLFNWTAGLLLAGALGNVLDSTFYGLIFDTGTTWNPEIQDWNRFYPGVSKADFSGYAPLFQGCVVDMLYFPLFDYSIPESIPLIGGKQGTFFSPVFNIADSAITIGAVIILFFHERIFRIN
- a CDS encoding TraR/DksA family transcriptional regulator, giving the protein MSSEKVRYSDTELAEFKALILEKIEKAEHDLQIVRESFINNQNNGTDDTSPTFKAFEEGSETMSKEQNAQLAARQEKFIRSLRNALSRIENKTYGICRETGKLISKERLKLVPHATLSIEAKNRQ
- the ileS gene encoding isoleucine--tRNA ligase is translated as MQKKFPEYKELNLAKVAEDVLSFWNKDKTFEKSIQTREGNETFLFYEGPPSANGMPGIHHVLARSVKDIFCRYQTLKGKQVKRKAGWDTHGLPVELGVEKELGITKEDIGAKISIEDYNKACREAVMRYTDVWNELTEKIGYWVDLEDPYITYQPKYMESVWWLLKEIYDKGLMYKGYTIQPYSPKAGTGLSSHELNMPGTYKDVSDTTIVAQFKVIKDSNKIFKGLENSIYLLAWTTTPWTLPSNTALTVAKNIDYALVETFNQYTFEPISVILAKSLVGKQFGKAYKKAENTADLNNYKAGDKEIPYQIVQEFKGADLLDTKYEQLLAWAQPYQNADKAFRVIHGDFVSTEDGTGIVHTAPTFGADDAKVAEENEIPPMLVLDENQNPVPLVDLQGKFIETMPEKYAGKYVKNEYYEDDKVPDKSADVEIAIELKEQNKAFHVEKYKHNYPHCWRTDKPVLYYPLDSWFIKISEKRQRLVELNNQINWKPKSTGEGRFGNWLAEAKDWNLSRSRYWGIPLPIWRTEDGKEEIIIGSVAQLMIEIEKAQKAGVQKNNPFENFVPNDFSEENYEKIDLHKNIVDNITLISNSGKPMKRESDLIDVWFDSGAMPYAQWHYPFNTDKKLEEIAPADFIAEGVDQTRGWFYTLHAIGTLVFDRLTYKNVVSNGLVLDKNGQKMSKRLGNAVDPFETLAVYGPDATRWYMISNAQPWENLKFDLEGIDEVRRKFFGTLYNTYSFFALYANVDGFRNQEEQVPLENRPELDRWILSELNSLIQKTDAFYTDYEPTRVARAIQEFVDDNLSNWYVRLNRRRFWKGDYTEDKISAYQTLYQVLKNITQLASPIAPFFMDQLYRDLTSVEGNETSVHLSQFPVADLEAIDEELQERTHLAQRATSLLFSLRKQANLKVRQPLQKVMIPAGDETTKERLNAIAELLKHEVNVKEVQIISNDEAADILVKEVKPNFKSLGPKFGKEMKAVAQAISQMSHADIQQLERNAEFEIEVDGQKHLLPMNDFEVKTKDIQGWVVANDGNLTVALDTELNENLILEGISRELVNRIQNIRKESGLEVTDRIQVFIEPNEKLQKTVEKNKEYICEETLTDEIEFKNINVGNSIEIDDIGVKISIEKK